The following is a genomic window from Canis lupus baileyi chromosome 18, mCanLup2.hap1, whole genome shotgun sequence.
ttcttcgtgcttttatttatttatttattttaatttgggagagagaacagagcacaagtgggagagaggggcagatggagaggaagaagcagaatccctgcagGGCAGAGATACCAGTGCAGGAGGACTCCATcacagaaccctgagatcatgacctgagccaaaggccgaggTCTAACTGACAAAGCCACTCAGAGACAAGTCCCTTCTTAATCTCTGGCCTCTCTTCCCCAAGTAGTTTGGGAAGGTGGAGACAGCATGAGTCAGTAGATGCACTGTTATGTAGTAAATGGCAAGGGTAGAGAAATCACAAGTCCATTTATTTGGGTCTCTGATAATATATCTCAATGCAGATTAATAACTTTTATTTGTAGCAGTCTTACACAAGTTTTCAATCTTTAATTACATTCTCTAGCTATTTCCTTCTGGTGAATAGAAATACACCAGACTTATATATTAATCTTATATCCAGCTACCTGTTAAActctgctatttcttttttcaattctttgtggatccttttgagttttctacataAGCAGTAATGTCTGAATATGGCAGTTTTACTTTCCTATTATGTCTGTAAAAGCAGGGGCgtgaataaatagaattatactgTTGTTGTAAAGTTATTACATTTGTGGAGCGTGGAGTATAAAATGTCAAGTGGAAAGTGAGAATTGAAAAATGGGAAACAGAAACTGTCAGGTATAAAAGGTCAAGTGTGAATAGTGATAATATTGACAGTAAATAGACATTGATGAGCTAAGTAATCCTATTGTTAGTTGTAGAACAAACATCAGCAACATAATAAGAAGAGATATGGCTAAGAAGCCAGTAGATaaaatggaatgagaaaaaaaaatattcaggtaatccaaaagaaggcaagaaaggcctaacagatcaacaaaaaagagaagatgtAGAATGAAAATAAGTAGCCATATTAGAGACTTAAATCAACTATGCTGAGAATTACATTATGTGCAAATGGACTAAACACATCAGTTAAAAGGCAGAAATTGTTggactgtgttaaaaaaaaaaaagcaagtctcAACTGTGTGCTACCTACAGGagaaacactatatatatatatatatatatatatatatatatatatatatatatatatatatatatatatatacttagattttatttacttatttgagagagaaagacagacagcatgtgcaggagaggcagaggggagagggagaaagagaatctcaagcagactccacgttgagggtggagcctgagatAGGGCtggatcctagaaccctgagatcaggatctgagcaaaaatcaagggtggacacttaactgactgcactacccagatgccccaggaaaaACATTTTAGATAAAAAGATACAGACAGCCTGGAAgtaagaggaagggaaaagataCGGTGCTATGAAAACAGTAAGCATAAGAAAACTGGAgaagctatattaatatcaaaataGACTTCCTGACAGAGTACTGTAAAAGATAAAGAGgttattacataaaataaaaggaacaaaaaatagGAAGACATAGCAATGTAAAATATGCATCCACCTGTTATATTACGATTTATAGTAAGAAATGTTATTGATCTTTGGTTGTCATTGCCCTTTTTGGCCAGAACTGCTAAAACCCTTGCAATTTCCCTTGAGGAGAGGATGAAAGGTGTCTCTTGTTATGGTAATGAGGTGACTTTGGAGGCACCTAAGGTTACCAGGGGAACCAGTCAGTAATGAGAGGGTTGGAGTATTCAGTCCCACAAGTTTAGAGAGCAGTTCTCAAGGATTCAGCTTGGTATAAAAGCCTCAGCCCAGTGCTCCTTGTGTTTAAGAAACGGGAAGGGACAACATAGTCCAGCTATTCCATATGAAGTCCTTTTGTTGCTGATGCTATGGTTGTTCTACAGTTACCCCTGCTCTGGacattttttggggaaaataatgTTGTTTTGAAGTGGCTCTAAAACCATAATGGCCTGCATAAGTAAATCCAAGTTTATGCTTCAAGATGACAAAATTGAGATCTAAGGACAAccaatcacaaacagccaacTAGGCCTTTAAGCTATAGCCAATCAATAATTGCCTTGCTTTACTTTCACCTTCACCCCATAAAAGTCTTTCCCAGAGCTCCTATCAGAGTTCTTTTAAGCACTTCTAGTTTGGTGCTGCCCAATTCTAATTGGTTTTTGTtcaaaagaactcttaaaaatttaaatatgcctcagtttctctcttaaCAGTTCACATAATTTCTTTTACCCAAATTTAAAGCCTATATGATAAATAGCAACTTCCCTACTTATTTCTGGGGAAAGTATAAATCTCATAAGCTTTTCAGAGAATTTtgttatttccctcttttttggtacagaaatttaaataacttgaatTTGACTTAGGTTGTCATTTCATTAGAAATTGGAAATATGGGTGAATTTGAGCAAAATACTCTATTGAATCAAATCTGCTTTAATcaatctttctcttctttttcgtTTTACAGAACTATAGCTCtttctctgagaaaataaaaaccataaataaccggcaggtaagaaaaataagtacaaaacCTATTCTAAATGCTTTCAACAGGGCTCCAATTTTCACTCAAACAAGACCTCAGCTTGAGAGAAAATTTCATCTTTGCCCGAATGGCCCACAGTGTATTTTAAGAGGTTCTAAAGAATagtcacaaacttttttttttttaaactggatgcCTGCCCTCAGGccaatgctttattttattttgtttttaatactttatttatttatttgagatagagcaagagagcatgtgCAGGGGTAGGGGAGcggtaggagagggagagggagaagcaggctcctcactgagcagggagcctgatgaagagtggggatcaagccctgagctgaaggcacttaactgactgaaccacccaggtccctctcatttctttttttaatttaaaataatctctatacctaacctggggcttgaactcaggaccaaggatcaagagtcacatgtacTGCTGACTGAgttagccaggtgcccctaaacttttGTTGGTTTAAAATTATAAACCCCAGAGAGATTTTTTACTGGATCCTAAGTTAATAATGTATTATCATAACAAGCTTAGTGATTAGTCATTTTATCAtgtgtaaaaaaaatacatctctctGGGAGACATCACAAGATTTGCTATCATTGAGTGGAAAGAATAAAATCCCCAATCATAATGAATTTGGACTctaatatatgtacacatacacacctaTATTTAGAACCATCTTAATAAGTCCACATTTCAGTTGAAGAAAATGTATAACAAAAGCATGGTAAAACCGTATCTTTCTCACCTTTGACACAGTTCTTGGCAGAATTGAAAACAGAGACCACAGAACTCTGAATGCTATTGGCAAAATGACCCCCTGTCCCCCTACTTCTCACTGCAAATACCTAAGATACCAATAACAAGTAGGTTTTCATTGGAACTGATTATTAACCTCCCTTTAAAAGCCCATCAGAACTCATTCCGTCATGCCTTTAATGCATAAAACCCAAACTCCCAGGTTATTTTTATCACTTGTATTTTCCTCTCTGTATCTTCTCATTGAGCCAAATTCACATCACTCCCTGGTCTGGCAAAACTGTCCGTTATATCCTCTGTAACTGAGAATCTGCAATCAAGAAAATCTCCTACATCATACAAAGGATTCAGGCAGCGACACAGCTTTTCTCCCCCGAGTCCAGACCTTAAGCCACAGTTTTTACAGTCAGGGGCATGGTGGTGAGGTCAAAGGGCAGTTATCTAAAGTGGTGCCACCTGCACATCATAGGCTCTCTACTAGTTATCTAATGTGGAGCCTTCTAGGCACCATTTAGGGAGATTAGAACAAGTCTTCCCATGTTCCAGGCAGGGCTTACATTAACTTCCATGGGGCCTGGAACAATAGCCCCAAAGGAGGCATGAACAAGATGGAGGACCAGAGATGGAGTCAGTGTCATCAGCACTCCTACAGATTCGttgaacaaaaaacaaagtgcatgtaggtatgtgtatatgtgcatggaTGTAGGTTAAAAGTCAGAAAATTTCGATCTGGCTTTATATTCTGAGTAATAAAAATCgctaaaaaatggaataaaatctcaGTAAGCATCATGGGGAaagaattaattatatttaaaaattcattgtttaATAATGCATAATTTTGTTTCTATAATAGAAGTTAATTACAAAATGCATGCCAGGGCCCAAGATAATGCCAAAGTCTTTACAAACTAAGGTGCTATTTTGCCAGAGTCAACATATGATTTTGGCTGGCATCATTTCTtgcatttaatatattaaataaagacAGCAAGAACTACACAAGATGTATGACTCTCAAAAAGATACTGAGTCTAATTACATCAGAGAAAAATCTGTGATTCCTTTATGTAAAACTATacatgataaaataattttgatatataaCTTCAACTCTACTGCTTTCTAAATGAGATCTCATTGGCTGGAATGTGTCATTTATTAGGCAGTCTTCATATTCTGGGAAGATTCTTTGGCAGTTTTTGGTCAACTGACTATTTAGAAGGGATTTTAAAGAGCAAAGTTTCATTGGGATTTAACTGCTGAAAAGACAGTCTAATATCTTGATGAGAAAACCATGAATTTAAAGAACTAATACATGTTTTAAGGCTTATTTATGTTCCTGAGAGAAGACAGCACCAAATCCATAGTCAATAGCAGGTAAATGTCATGTCTGTTTTGTATTCTAGCCTGTGCTAAATCCAAGGGTGATTGCtttcttttataaacaaaacagataaagaagTAGACAAATCTTTGAGGCCAGTGCATTTCAAATAGCAAGAAAAGTATTGCTTATTGCTGATATtagttctttttaattctaattaatagttgttaaaatgtcaatatttgttaatttttaacaGGGCATATTCTTGGTCACTTTTCCAGTAATCAAGGAGCTATGGCAAACCATTCATACTTTTATTTCCTAGTTTCCCTTACAACCAAAGTTTTGTCTATACAGGATGATTTATATCAATGTAGTCAAGAATAATaggaaattaaaaccagaatACCTCACAGGTAGAGTTGACATAACTGAGAATTTGTGTGAAgatttttactttagtttttattCATTGGATTTTGCTTTCACATTtctagtgttaaaaaaaaaagtttcattttctctccccttGTTCAAATGAAACTATAAATTAGGCCTAGATATCAATAAACCtcataaatctataaaaaaattggTCTATCATTTAAAGAATAGCTTGAACACCACTGTGAGTTTACTTCATTTGCTACTCACTGTGTAATATGAAACTAAAGGGGCATTTGACTCCATCACGTCtaatgatttttccttttcttatttttaaggagaCTGCTGTAATGGTGAAAAAATGTGTAACCCATGGGTAGCATGGTTAGGAGTGCTGTTGCCCTTGATCAAGTTCACTCATTCAGTCCTCAAACCAGCACTGCCTCCAGTGATCAAGAACCAACCTTTCAACATTTTCTGGGCTGTCCCAACAATGCAGTGTCAACATTTCTTCAACGTGGATTTGAATCTCcagttatttaatattatatcaaATCCTTTAGAGACTCAGAAGGGATCAACAATTGCCATATTTTATCCAAATGAATTAGGGTATTATCCTTATTTCTCTCAAGATGGAAAACCCTTTAATGGAGGGATACCACAGAATATAAGTATTCCTAAACACCTCAAGAAGACAACTGATGACATTGCAAAAGTTGTCTCTTGGTGGAGATCAGAAGGTCTTATTATCATTGACTGGGAGAGCTGGAAACCTCAATGGGATAGAAATTGGGGCAATAGACTAATATATAAAAACCACTCCTTAGCCTTCACTAGAAACCTCCATCCTGACTGgtcagaaatgaaagtgaaaacagttGCCCAACAGGAATTTGAAAATTCTGGGAAGAATCTTATGAGCACCACTCTCACACTGGCTTTAGAAATGAGACCAAAGTGCTTATGGGGCTTTTATCTTTACCCAGACTGCTACAATTATGATTATAGGATAAATCCACAAATGTACACAGGTAAATGCCCAAATGATGAAATTTTACGCAATGACCAACTCCAGTGGCTTTGGGAAAAAAGCACAGCACTTTATACTTCAATATATTTGGATAAAATATTGAAGTCAAGTTTAAATGCTCTGAAATTTGTTCATTATCGAGTTAGGGAAGCCATGAGGATTGCTGAAATGGCTAGACATGACTATGTTttgccagtttttattttttccagaccATTTTATGTGCATAGTATTGAAGCTTTGTCACAGGTAAGAAAAAGTACAGTCATTCacctaaaaatagaaatttagtaCAATGACTATATAAAATCTGTGAAAAAATGTTTTAGTATAATTATTTCCCTTAATAATAGaacactattttattattaaaggtatatatttcttcaaatgtcAAGCTAATTCTGAAATAGTATCACTGACAATTAGATGTTTACTTGGTTTTAAGATGATGATTCTTATCAGCTTAGCATTTTCAGGGTTTTCCTGCAGAACAGTTGTTAGGCTTGAGTTAAATGATGCAACAGATTAATTTTAGCCCTGCAGAAATTTCAGAATCAGCTTTTTAATGTGAAATAGTAGCAGCAATTTTTCAAATCTAAAGCATACAGAATAAACCTTGGGTAAATTATTAAGCAATTAGTTTCTGTTATACtgcctttttatgttttaattgttCATTGCAAAATAGTAGATTCTATTGATTTTATGTTTAAGAGTCTACAAAGTGATCTAGTGGCCAGTGTCAAGGTGTTAAAAATGGTTTATGAAATAGATATTTAGTCCTTAGACTTGACACAGAGTAGGAAGCATAAAGAGGTTGGAATGAGCTGGTTTGGAAGATAATGGTTTGAAGACACTTGGAAGTATTCAAGCTTTAGCTAATTGTCATTTAGATAGAACATTGTTATAGGACTTCAATCATTGGATAAATAGATAAGAAAAGCTTGAAATCTCCATCCATACCTGTGAGACCACAGCTCTCTTATTCCACTACCCAACACTATCCAATGGCAGGGCCATTGGATAGACTTCCTAGACCACTTGTCTGAAATGAGGAAACCTAAAAGCAGTATCAATTCTTCctcaaatatttcagaataaatatctattgaccCAAATGCTATTGGTTAGACTTGACATTTCTATCATTGAAGGATTACTCATTAGTGGGATGTTCATTCAATAAGTTTAGGAGGAAAAGAATCACAGCATTTTGACAAAAAGCTGGAGGATCTCAGAAGTGTCTAATCCACCTCTCACCCAAACATGGATTCTTACCTGGCCTCTGCTTCAGCACTTTTTAATGGGGCTCTCCCTATTCCAGAAGAAAAACTGCCATTTGGGGACAATGTTAATTCACAGAAAGTTCTTGAGTATGTTCAGTCTACTCTGCCCCTGGAAAACTTCATACCATTAATTCTACTTCTACCTTCCGGTGCAATCTAGAATACATAAATCCTTTTTTCAAAAGTCAGGTCCCCAGGTATTTGAATACATCAGTTATACCTACCCAAGTCTTCTCAATAAGTTGTTCCTCAAGTAATGGGTCTCAACTCAAGTCACTTTCTGAAATCCTTTTAGGAAAAAGACTGGGTTATATTTattattccaaaattatttattgagtgactatactgtgttattatattattaataataacagtaataatattattaatgttaataataaaaatggtagaaactgggatccctgggtggcgtagcggtttggcgcctgcctttggcccagggcgcgatcctggaggcccgggatcgaatcccacgtcgggcttccggtgcatggagcctgcttctccctctgcctgtgtctctgcctctctctctctctctcact
Proteins encoded in this region:
- the LOC140609174 gene encoding hyaluronidase-1-like isoform X1, whose amino-acid sequence is MCNPWVAWLGVLLPLIKFTHSVLKPALPPVIKNQPFNIFWAVPTMQCQHFFNVDLNLQLFNIISNPLETQKGSTIAIFYPNELGYYPYFSQDGKPFNGGIPQNISIPKHLKKTTDDIAKVVSWWRSEGLIIIDWESWKPQWDRNWGNRLIYKNHSLAFTRNLHPDWSEMKVKTVAQQEFENSGKNLMSTTLTLALEMRPKCLWGFYLYPDCYNYDYRINPQMYTGKCPNDEILRNDQLQWLWEKSTALYTSIYLDKILKSSLNALKFVHYRVREAMRIAEMARHDYVLPVFIFSRPFYVHSIEALSQEDLVHTIGESAALGAAGVILWGGFEYSDSKETCLSVQKSIQGPLGHYAVNVTSAAKFCSQSLCNNNGRCIRKTPESSSYLHMPESSTKKYILNKSFRFIISSTSKLKTTKVMKNGFVCHCYYGWQGESCQQPSSDILRGKNKAPRTSFIVPVFLSMTLSVILWNVITSSYNVNFSLKY
- the LOC140609174 gene encoding hyaluronidase-4-like isoform X2; this translates as MCNPWVAWLGVLLPLIKFTHSVLKPALPPVIKNQPFNIFWAVPTMQCQHFFNVDLNLQLFNIISNPLETQKGSTIAIFYPNELGYYPYFSQDGKPFNGGIPQNISIPKHLKKTTDDIAKVVSWWRSEGLIIIDWESWKPQWDRNWGNRLIYKNHSLAFTRNLHPDWSEMKVKTVAQQEFENSGKNLMSTTLTLALEMRPKCLWGFYLYPDCYNYDYRINPQMYTGKCPNDEILRNDQLQWLWEKSTALYTSIYLDKILKSSLNALKFVHYRVREAMRIAEMARHDYVLPVFIFSRPFYVHSIEALSQETCLSVQKSIQGPLGHYAVNVTSAAKFCSQSLCNNNGRCIRKTPESSSYLHMPESSTKKYILNKSFRFIISSTSKLKTTKVMKNGFVCHCYYGWQGESCQQPSSDILRGKNKAPRTSFIVPVFLSMTLSVILWNVITSSYNVNFSLKY